CCCGCGGGTACGAAACGCTGCTCATCGACGGGGACCCGCAGGCTAACGTGTCCGCGCATTTCTTAGCCCCAGAGCAGATCGGCATCTCGATTGCCGATGTTCTCATCGAGGCCGATCATCGCGAGAAGATGCCGCTCGAGGCGGCCATCGTCACGACTGAGATGGAACACCTGGATTTGGTTCCCTCCAAGCTGCGGTTCGCCAGGTTCGAAAAGGAGCCGGCCATTGCGATTAACCGCCTCCGTTCGAAGCTCGCGCCGCTCCGTTCTCATTATGATTTTGTCGTGATCGACACTCCGCCGACACTCGGCCAGATTCTCACGGCGCCGCTCCTCGCCTCGTCATATATGCTCGTACCCGTTGCCGCATCTCCGCTCGCGCAGGACGGGCTCGACGACCTGATGAGCACATTCGAGGAGGTCAGGAGTACGAACCCTGAGCTGGAGCTTCTGGGCCTGGTGTGTACGCTCTTCGATGGGCGGACTTCAGTGTCGGCAGAATCCTTCCGCAGCCTGAAGGAGCGGTATGGTAACAAGGTCTTCGACACGATTATCCACCGCAACGTCAAGCTCGAAGAGTCGCCTGCATTCCATCAGCCGGTTCAACTCTACGCACCGGCCTCTCGCGGTGCGGTGCTCTACTCAGAGCTCACCGACGAGATACTGAAGCGACTTGGGTCCCGAAAGACCAAAGGTAAATTAAAGCTCGCTTCCGAGGAGACACGCGTAAATGGCTGAACCGAAGATCAAACCTGTGAAGCGGGTGGCCGGCAAGAGTAAGTTCCGCCTGCCGGAGCGGACCCCGCGCGTGGCCGAAATCAACCCGCTGCGCGAAATACTTCAAGAGGCCAAGGCGCAGGAAGAAGCGGCCCTTAGGAAACCGCCAGTCCGGGGGGACACCCCTGTAAAGATCAGTGCAGGGGTCAGTCAGTTCCCTGCCCCGGCCCAACCGCAGGATGCCACCCCTGCAAAAAAGATTGCAGGGGTCATTCGAACATCGGGAACGAAGCCAGGCGCAGGAAGTGCAGGCAGCTTTGGAGAATTCTCGAAGCGATGGTCTCCCATTCTGCGGTCCGGGCAGATGAGCGTTTGTAGGGTTCTGTTTGAAATGACTCATGCCGTCGGCCAGGAGGAATGCTTTACCTCAATGCCGAAGCTCGCCGCCGCCGCGGGTCTGAAGGAACGTCAATGTTATAACGTCGTCGCTCAACTCGAATTACTTGGCTTCGTCGAACGGCCAGACATCTACAATACCCCCACCAAGAAAGGCACCGTCTTTCGCCTTTACCTTTCCCCGCAGGCCCTTTCCGGCGGCGACCGACGTTACCACATCGGCAGTGAGGATTCTCAGACATAATACCCCTACAATTTTCTCCGCATCCCCTGCAAAAAAATTGCAGAGGTATCCCGCTCGGTTAAGATCGCCCTTCTCTAATGTGTCTGATCTCCAGTTGATCGGCTACAGGGTTTAACCTTCACCCTGTGACGGTTGCCTGATAA
This DNA window, taken from Blastocatellia bacterium, encodes the following:
- a CDS encoding ParA family protein, translated to MKTIAIANQKGGVGKSTTAACLAAELASRGYETLLIDGDPQANVSAHFLAPEQIGISIADVLIEADHREKMPLEAAIVTTEMEHLDLVPSKLRFARFEKEPAIAINRLRSKLAPLRSHYDFVVIDTPPTLGQILTAPLLASSYMLVPVAASPLAQDGLDDLMSTFEEVRSTNPELELLGLVCTLFDGRTSVSAESFRSLKERYGNKVFDTIIHRNVKLEESPAFHQPVQLYAPASRGAVLYSELTDEILKRLGSRKTKGKLKLASEETRVNG